The following are from one region of the Melaminivora suipulveris genome:
- a CDS encoding NAD(P)/FAD-dependent oxidoreductase, which yields MTVEQVDCVVIGAGVVGLAVARALALTGREVLVLESESAIGTRTSSRNSEVIHAGLYYPPGSLKARLCVRGKALLYDYLAERDLPHRRCGKLVVATSTEQIGALDAIQAGAAANGVMDLRRLTRDEALQREPALHCAAALHSPSTGILDSHAFMLSLLGDLERAGGVLVLKTPVVGAKQAGDAIVLEAADGTRLAAHTVVNAAGLQAPHLARRFRQMPPACLPQPAFAKGSYFSLSGRAPFSHLIYPVPEAAGLGVHLTLDLAGQARFGPDVEWVDDPDDLAVDPRRAPAFEAEVRKYWPGLPRGALVPAYAGMRPKIHGPHEAAADFLIQGPRQHGVPGLVHLFGIESPGLTSALAIGELVTDSLFL from the coding sequence ATGACGGTCGAGCAGGTCGATTGCGTGGTCATCGGCGCCGGCGTGGTGGGCCTGGCGGTGGCACGTGCGCTGGCGTTGACTGGCCGTGAAGTGCTGGTGTTGGAATCCGAGAGCGCCATCGGCACCCGGACCAGCTCGCGCAACAGCGAAGTCATCCATGCCGGTCTGTACTACCCGCCCGGCTCGCTCAAGGCCCGGCTGTGCGTGCGTGGCAAGGCGCTGCTGTACGACTACCTGGCCGAGCGCGACCTGCCGCACCGGCGCTGCGGCAAGCTGGTCGTGGCCACATCAACGGAACAGATCGGCGCGCTGGATGCCATCCAGGCGGGTGCCGCCGCCAACGGCGTGATGGACCTGCGCCGGCTCACCCGCGACGAAGCGCTGCAGAGGGAACCCGCGCTGCACTGCGCCGCCGCTTTGCATTCGCCCAGCACCGGCATCCTGGACAGCCATGCCTTCATGTTGTCGCTGCTGGGCGATCTGGAGCGTGCCGGCGGCGTTTTGGTGCTGAAAACGCCGGTAGTCGGCGCGAAGCAAGCGGGGGATGCTATTGTTTTGGAAGCGGCAGACGGAACCCGATTGGCTGCGCACACCGTCGTCAACGCGGCCGGACTGCAGGCGCCGCACCTGGCTCGCCGCTTCAGGCAGATGCCACCTGCGTGCCTGCCTCAACCGGCATTTGCCAAAGGCAGCTATTTCAGCCTGAGCGGCCGCGCACCCTTCAGCCACCTGATCTACCCCGTGCCCGAAGCCGCAGGGCTGGGCGTGCACCTGACGCTAGACCTCGCCGGCCAGGCGCGCTTCGGCCCGGACGTCGAGTGGGTGGACGATCCGGACGACCTGGCGGTCGACCCGCGCCGCGCCCCGGCCTTCGAAGCCGAGGTGCGCAAATACTGGCCGGGCTTGCCGCGTGGTGCGCTGGTGCCGGCCTACGCGGGGATGCGCCCCAAGATCCACGGACCGCATGAGGCGGCGGCGGACTTTCTGATCCAGGGCCCGCGCCAGCACGGCGTGCCGGGGCTCGTGCATTTGTTTGGCATCGAATCGCCTGGTTTGACCAGCGCCCTGGCCATCGGCGAGCTGGTGACGGACAGCCTTTTCTTGTAA
- a CDS encoding DUF883 domain-containing protein yields the protein MTSVSDTISNTQGELERLVGDLRSLLSSKDLDNIPQIKQMRQRLDDGIDSVRDTAVRAAQEAASQARDAARAADRYAHDEPWRVATAAVAVGALVGFLLARR from the coding sequence ATGACCTCCGTATCCGACACCATCTCCAACACCCAGGGCGAACTCGAGCGTCTGGTGGGCGACCTGCGCAGCCTGCTGTCCAGCAAGGATCTGGACAACATTCCCCAGATCAAGCAAATGCGCCAGCGCCTGGACGATGGCATCGACAGCGTGCGCGACACCGCCGTGCGCGCCGCTCAGGAAGCCGCCAGCCAGGCCCGCGACGCTGCCCGCGCCGCCGATCGCTACGCCCACGATGAACCCTGGCGCGTGGCCACCGCCGCCGTGGCGGTTGGAGCCCTGGTGGGCTTCCTGCTCGCCCGCCGCTGA
- a CDS encoding phage holin family protein → MNWLSLLGLEGWMARWRAAAIEGAIAAEDRITLARLELDDVKRRAALMIVMVILFGALAVLALMLLSLAILVQFWDSPQRALVAWLLAGGWLVACVAVLLTIVSLARRLGNAFAFTRRELGNDWKLIKGKL, encoded by the coding sequence ATGAACTGGTTATCCCTGCTGGGCCTGGAGGGCTGGATGGCACGCTGGCGCGCCGCCGCCATCGAAGGCGCGATCGCCGCGGAAGACCGCATCACCCTGGCGCGACTGGAGCTGGACGATGTGAAGCGCCGCGCGGCGCTGATGATCGTGATGGTCATCCTCTTCGGCGCCCTGGCGGTGCTGGCACTGATGCTGCTGTCGCTGGCCATCCTGGTGCAGTTCTGGGATTCGCCGCAGCGCGCGCTGGTAGCCTGGCTGCTGGCGGGCGGCTGGCTGGTAGCCTGCGTGGCGGTGTTGCTGACCATCGTCTCGCTGGCGCGCCGGCTGGGCAATGCCTTTGCCTTTACGCGCCGTGAGCTGGGCAACGACTGGAAACTCATCAAGGGAAAGCTTTGA
- a CDS encoding quinone-dependent dihydroorotate dehydrogenase, whose product MSLLPYALARPFLFQLDPETAHDLTLQALARGQPTPLRWAWQEAAVSDPLQLAGLTFPNRVGLAAGLDKNARCIDALAGMGFGFIEVGTVTPRAQAGNPKPRMFRLPQAQALINRLGFNNDGLDAFVANVQRSQVRREKRRPLLLGLNIGKNANTPIEDATRDYLTCLASVYPHADYVTVNISSPNTQNLRALQSDAALDALLSAIAAERERLSAAQGRRVPIFVKIAPDLDEAQVAVIAATLTRHGMDGVIATNTTIARDAVQGLPHAGEAGGLSGSPVRDKSNSVIRQLRAALGPAFPIIGVGGILSAQDAVDKIRAGADVVQIYTGLIYQGPALVSQAARAIKAMG is encoded by the coding sequence ATGTCCCTTTTGCCCTACGCGCTGGCGCGCCCCTTCTTGTTCCAACTTGACCCGGAGACTGCGCATGACCTGACCCTGCAGGCGCTGGCACGCGGCCAGCCCACGCCGCTGCGCTGGGCCTGGCAGGAGGCTGCGGTCAGCGACCCGTTGCAGCTTGCCGGCCTCACCTTCCCCAACCGCGTGGGCCTGGCGGCTGGCCTGGACAAGAACGCCCGTTGCATCGATGCGCTGGCCGGCATGGGTTTCGGCTTTATCGAAGTCGGCACGGTGACGCCGCGCGCCCAGGCCGGCAACCCGAAGCCGCGAATGTTCCGCCTGCCGCAGGCGCAGGCGCTGATCAACCGTCTGGGCTTCAACAACGACGGCCTGGATGCCTTCGTCGCCAACGTGCAGCGCTCACAGGTGCGACGCGAAAAGCGGCGGCCCTTGCTGCTGGGCCTGAACATCGGCAAGAACGCCAATACGCCCATCGAGGACGCCACGCGCGACTACCTGACCTGCCTGGCCAGCGTGTATCCGCACGCCGACTACGTCACGGTGAACATCAGCTCGCCCAACACGCAGAACCTACGCGCCCTGCAAAGCGACGCGGCGCTGGATGCGCTGCTGTCGGCCATCGCCGCCGAGCGCGAGCGCCTGTCCGCGGCCCAGGGCCGGCGCGTGCCGATTTTCGTGAAGATCGCCCCCGATCTGGACGAAGCTCAGGTGGCGGTGATCGCCGCCACCCTCACGCGCCACGGCATGGACGGCGTGATCGCCACCAACACCACCATCGCGCGCGATGCCGTGCAGGGCCTGCCCCACGCGGGTGAGGCCGGCGGCCTGAGCGGCTCGCCGGTGCGCGACAAAAGCAACTCCGTCATCCGCCAGCTGCGTGCCGCCCTGGGCCCGGCGTTTCCCATCATCGGTGTGGGCGGCATCCTGAGCGCGCAGGATGCCGTGGACAAGATTCGCGCCGGCGCCGACGTGGTGCAGATCTATACCGGCCTGATCTACCAGGGGCCGGCCCTGGTCAGCCAGGCGGCACGCGCCATCAAGGCCATGGGCTGA
- the rpiA gene encoding ribose-5-phosphate isomerase RpiA: MTTPQTFSQDTLKTLVGQAALHYVEAGGIVGVGTGSTVNKFIDALATMKDRIQGAVSSSEASTQRLRSLGIPVLDAAQVSSLPVYIDGADEIDGKGYMIKGGGAALTREKIVAALAERFVCIVDASKQVQALGAFPLPVEVIPMAAAQIARRFGQMGGTAVLREQGGQPLRTDNGQHILDVTGLRITDPLAFESEVNQWPGVVTVGVFAHQKASICLLGTAQGVQTIHY, from the coding sequence ATGACGACACCTCAGACCTTCTCCCAGGACACCCTCAAGACCCTCGTTGGCCAGGCCGCGCTGCACTACGTGGAAGCCGGCGGCATCGTCGGCGTGGGCACGGGCTCGACGGTCAACAAGTTCATCGACGCGCTGGCCACCATGAAGGACCGCATCCAGGGCGCCGTCTCCAGCTCGGAGGCCAGCACGCAGCGCCTGCGCTCTTTGGGCATTCCGGTGCTGGACGCGGCCCAGGTCAGCAGCCTGCCGGTGTACATCGACGGCGCCGACGAGATCGACGGCAAGGGCTACATGATCAAGGGCGGCGGCGCCGCGCTGACGCGCGAGAAGATCGTCGCCGCGCTGGCCGAGCGCTTCGTGTGCATCGTCGATGCCTCCAAGCAGGTCCAGGCGCTGGGCGCCTTCCCGCTACCCGTCGAGGTCATCCCGATGGCGGCTGCGCAGATTGCCCGGCGCTTCGGGCAGATGGGCGGCACGGCGGTGCTGCGTGAGCAGGGCGGCCAGCCCTTGCGGACCGACAACGGCCAGCACATCCTGGATGTGACCGGCCTGCGCATCACCGACCCGCTGGCCTTCGAGAGCGAAGTCAACCAGTGGCCCGGAGTGGTCACGGTGGGCGTGTTCGCGCACCAGAAGGCCAGCATCTGCCTGCTGGGCACGGCGCAGGGCGTCCAAACCATTCATTACTGA
- a CDS encoding glutaredoxin family protein codes for MTALRTAFFATAACALALAAPLASAQQVYRIVGPDGKVTFTDRAPDPSLADTQASSRLRAGGAVVAEELPYLLRQIVARYPVTLYTGDGCTPCANARVLLMQRGVPFAERTVNTAEDIEALKRLAGEATLPFATIGAQQLKGYSDVEWTQYLDAAGYPKQSQLPVNYRRAAAAPLAPAVAKPAAPAASAPADTARGAARPDGRPAPPRNPSNPAGIVF; via the coding sequence ATGACCGCTCTTCGCACGGCATTTTTCGCCACCGCGGCCTGCGCACTGGCGCTGGCGGCGCCCCTTGCTTCGGCCCAGCAGGTCTATCGCATCGTCGGCCCGGATGGCAAAGTCACCTTCACCGACCGAGCGCCCGACCCGTCGCTGGCGGATACCCAAGCCAGCTCCCGCCTGCGCGCTGGCGGCGCCGTGGTGGCGGAGGAGCTGCCCTATCTGCTGCGCCAGATCGTGGCGCGCTATCCGGTCACGCTCTACACCGGCGACGGCTGCACGCCGTGCGCCAATGCGCGCGTGCTGTTGATGCAGCGCGGCGTCCCCTTTGCCGAACGCACCGTCAACACGGCCGAGGACATCGAGGCGCTCAAGCGGCTGGCGGGCGAGGCGACACTACCTTTCGCCACCATCGGCGCGCAGCAGCTCAAGGGCTACTCGGACGTGGAGTGGACGCAATATCTGGACGCCGCGGGCTACCCCAAGCAGTCGCAACTGCCCGTCAACTACCGACGCGCGGCCGCTGCGCCGCTGGCGCCCGCCGTGGCCAAGCCGGCCGCGCCAGCGGCTTCGGCCCCCGCCGATACGGCACGCGGCGCGGCGCGGCCCGACGGGCGCCCGGCACCGCCCCGCAACCCGTCGAATCCTGCCGGCATCGTGTTCTGA
- a CDS encoding M3 family metallopeptidase — protein sequence MSSNPLLDFSGHIPFDRITPADVAPAVDELLRRAEQALATVTAPDFPAEWNAIARVLDVATEELGRSWGAVSHLSSVADTPELRAAYNEALPRVTEFWTRLGANEQLYAKYKALDPAKLDAEQQRAHANAMRNFVLSGAELQGVDKERFAAIQERLAELAQKFSENALDATDAFAYYATARELDGVPGDVVRAAREAAQAEGRDGHKLTLKMPSYLPVMQFATDRALRERLYRAYVTRASDQAAGDATRFDNSAVMAEILTLRREEARLLGYDNFAEVSLVPKMADSPAQVIDFLRDLARRARPYAEQDVADLRAFASEHLADLQDPQSWDWPFISERLKEARYAFSEQQVKEYFTAPKVLAGLFKIVETLFEVEIRRDEAPVWNPAVEFYRLERGGALIGQFYLDAPARPGKRGGAWMDDARARWIRPDTEQLQTPVAYLVCNFASGVDGKPPLLTHDDVITLFHEFGHGLHHMLTQVSERDVSGISGVEWDAVELPSQFMENFCWEWSVLRHMTAHVDSGEPLPRPLYDKMLAARNFQAGMQTLRQAEFALFDMLLHTDAEPAAHMDALLAAVRQEVAVLQSPPFSRTAHTFSHIFAGGYAAGYYSYKWAEVLSADAYAAFEETLDEHGQHSRETGRRYRQAILEAGGSRPAMESFKAFRGREPSIDALLRHQGMVEV from the coding sequence ATGAGCAGCAATCCTCTCCTCGACTTTTCCGGCCACATCCCTTTCGATCGCATCACGCCTGCCGACGTCGCCCCGGCGGTGGATGAACTGCTGCGCCGTGCCGAGCAGGCGCTGGCCACCGTCACCGCGCCCGACTTTCCCGCCGAGTGGAACGCCATTGCCCGCGTGCTGGACGTGGCCACCGAGGAGCTGGGCCGCTCCTGGGGCGCCGTGAGCCACCTGTCCAGCGTGGCCGACACGCCCGAGCTGCGCGCCGCCTACAACGAGGCCCTGCCGCGCGTGACCGAGTTCTGGACTCGCCTGGGCGCCAACGAGCAGCTCTACGCCAAGTACAAGGCCCTAGATCCAGCCAAGCTTGATGCCGAGCAGCAGCGCGCGCACGCCAACGCCATGCGCAACTTCGTGCTCTCGGGCGCCGAGCTGCAAGGGGTGGACAAGGAGCGCTTCGCCGCCATCCAGGAACGCCTGGCCGAGCTGGCGCAGAAGTTCAGCGAAAACGCGCTGGACGCCACCGACGCCTTCGCCTACTACGCCACGGCGCGTGAGCTGGACGGGGTGCCGGGCGATGTGGTGCGCGCCGCGCGCGAGGCGGCGCAAGCCGAAGGCAGGGACGGCCACAAGCTGACGCTGAAGATGCCCAGCTACCTGCCCGTGATGCAATTCGCGACCGATCGGGCGCTGCGCGAGCGGCTGTACCGAGCCTACGTCACGCGTGCCTCCGACCAGGCGGCGGGCGACGCCACGCGCTTTGACAACAGCGCGGTGATGGCCGAGATCCTGACCCTGCGGCGCGAGGAAGCCCGGCTGCTGGGCTATGACAATTTCGCCGAAGTCTCGCTGGTACCCAAGATGGCTGACTCGCCGGCGCAGGTCATCGACTTCCTGCGCGATCTGGCACGCCGCGCCCGGCCCTACGCGGAGCAGGACGTGGCCGACCTGCGTGCCTTCGCCAGCGAGCACCTCGCCGATCTGCAGGACCCACAGTCCTGGGACTGGCCCTTCATCTCCGAGCGCCTGAAAGAAGCGCGCTACGCCTTCAGCGAGCAGCAGGTCAAGGAATACTTCACCGCGCCCAAGGTGCTGGCCGGCCTGTTCAAGATCGTGGAGACGCTGTTCGAAGTCGAGATCCGCCGCGACGAGGCACCGGTATGGAACCCGGCCGTCGAGTTCTACCGACTGGAGCGTGGCGGCGCGCTGATCGGCCAGTTCTATCTGGACGCGCCCGCGCGCCCTGGCAAGCGCGGCGGCGCGTGGATGGACGACGCGCGCGCCCGCTGGATACGCCCCGACACCGAGCAGCTGCAAACCCCCGTGGCCTACCTGGTGTGCAACTTCGCCAGCGGCGTGGATGGCAAGCCGCCGCTGCTGACGCACGACGACGTCATCACCCTGTTCCACGAATTCGGCCACGGCCTGCACCACATGCTGACGCAGGTGTCCGAGCGCGACGTCTCGGGCATCAGCGGCGTGGAGTGGGACGCGGTGGAGCTGCCCAGCCAGTTCATGGAGAACTTCTGCTGGGAGTGGAGCGTGCTGCGCCATATGACCGCGCATGTGGACAGCGGCGAGCCGCTGCCGCGCCCGCTCTACGACAAGATGCTGGCCGCGCGCAACTTCCAGGCCGGCATGCAGACGCTGCGCCAGGCTGAATTCGCGCTGTTCGACATGCTGCTGCACACCGATGCAGAGCCCGCCGCGCACATGGACGCGCTGCTCGCCGCCGTCCGGCAGGAAGTCGCCGTGCTGCAGTCGCCGCCGTTCAGCCGCACCGCCCACACTTTCAGCCATATCTTTGCCGGCGGCTACGCGGCGGGCTACTACAGCTACAAGTGGGCCGAGGTGCTGTCCGCCGACGCCTACGCCGCGTTCGAGGAAACGCTGGACGAGCACGGCCAGCACAGCCGCGAGACCGGCCGGCGCTACCGCCAGGCGATCCTGGAGGCCGGCGGCAGCCGTCCGGCCATGGAGTCGTTCAAGGCTTTCCGTGGCCGCGAGCCGTCCATCGATGCATTGCTCCGCCATCAAGGCATGGTGGAAGTATAA
- the folD gene encoding bifunctional methylenetetrahydrofolate dehydrogenase/methenyltetrahydrofolate cyclohydrolase FolD: MTAQLIDGNALSRQVRADIRERAAALRERGVTPGLAVLLVGDNPASQVYVRNKVLACEDVGFHSVLEKYDATLSEAELLARIEALNQDPAIHGILVQLPLPAHIDDHKVIEAISPAKDVDGFHVASAGALLVGEDGFKACTPYGCMKMLESIGMKNLRGKHAVVIGRSNIVGKPMALMLLAQDATVTICHSGTPDLAALTRQADIVVAAVGKRNVLTADMVKPGAVVIDVGMNRNDEGKLCGDVDFAGVREVAGWITPVPGGVGPMTITMLLANTLQAAERTGA; encoded by the coding sequence ATGACCGCCCAATTGATAGATGGCAACGCCCTCTCGCGCCAGGTGCGCGCCGACATCCGCGAGCGCGCCGCCGCCCTGAGAGAGCGCGGCGTCACGCCCGGCCTGGCCGTGCTGCTGGTGGGCGACAACCCGGCCAGCCAGGTCTACGTGCGCAACAAGGTGCTGGCCTGCGAGGACGTGGGCTTTCATTCGGTGCTGGAAAAGTACGACGCCACGCTGAGCGAGGCCGAGCTGCTGGCGCGCATCGAAGCGCTGAACCAGGATCCCGCCATCCACGGCATCCTGGTGCAGCTGCCCCTGCCCGCGCACATCGACGACCACAAGGTCATCGAGGCCATCTCGCCGGCCAAGGACGTGGACGGCTTTCACGTCGCCAGCGCCGGCGCGCTGCTGGTGGGCGAGGATGGCTTCAAGGCCTGCACGCCCTACGGCTGCATGAAGATGCTCGAATCCATCGGCATGAAGAACCTGCGCGGCAAGCATGCGGTGGTGATTGGCCGCTCCAATATCGTCGGCAAGCCCATGGCGCTGATGCTGCTGGCGCAGGACGCCACAGTGACCATCTGCCACAGCGGCACGCCCGATCTCGCGGCCCTCACACGCCAGGCCGACATCGTGGTGGCCGCCGTGGGCAAGCGCAACGTATTGACGGCAGACATGGTCAAGCCCGGCGCCGTGGTGATCGACGTGGGCATGAACCGCAATGACGAGGGCAAGCTGTGCGGCGACGTGGATTTTGCCGGCGTGCGCGAGGTGGCTGGCTGGATCACCCCAGTGCCCGGCGGCGTCGGCCCCATGACCATCACCATGCTGCTGGCCAACACCTTGCAGGCGGCCGAGCGCACCGGCGCTTGA
- a CDS encoding response regulator transcription factor: protein MSMTPKKGTVHVVDDDEAVRDSLQWLLEGKDYRVRCFDSAESFLARYDPNEVACLIVDIRMGGMTGLELQDRLVERKSPLPIVFITGHGDVPMAVNTMKKGALDFIQKPFNEDELVELVERMLEHAREAFAGHQQAASRDALLSKLTSREAQVLERIVAGRLNKQIADDLGISIKTVEAHRANIMEKLGANTVADLLKIALGPNSGKH from the coding sequence ATGAGCATGACTCCCAAGAAGGGCACCGTCCACGTCGTCGATGATGACGAAGCCGTACGTGACTCGCTGCAGTGGCTGCTGGAGGGCAAGGACTACCGGGTGCGCTGCTTCGACTCGGCCGAGTCGTTCCTGGCGCGCTACGACCCCAATGAAGTCGCCTGCCTGATCGTCGATATCCGCATGGGCGGCATGACCGGTCTGGAACTGCAGGACCGCCTGGTCGAGCGCAAGTCGCCGCTGCCCATCGTCTTCATCACCGGCCATGGCGACGTGCCCATGGCGGTGAACACCATGAAAAAGGGCGCGCTGGACTTCATCCAGAAGCCCTTCAACGAGGACGAACTGGTCGAGCTGGTCGAGCGCATGCTGGAGCACGCGCGCGAAGCCTTCGCGGGGCACCAGCAGGCCGCCAGCCGCGACGCGCTGCTGTCCAAGCTGACCAGCCGCGAGGCGCAGGTGCTGGAGCGCATCGTCGCCGGCCGTCTCAACAAGCAGATCGCCGACGACCTGGGGATCAGCATCAAGACGGTGGAGGCGCACCGCGCCAACATCATGGAAAAGCTCGGCGCCAACACCGTCGCGGACCTGCTCAAGATTGCCTTGGGCCCGAACTCGGGCAAGCACTGA
- a CDS encoding PAS domain-containing sensor histidine kinase has protein sequence MPVRAAPSLPAVKKPAHWWRSWWRSLSPTRQDRFAALAPLVAVMMFLTAIVVSFWYLRAEEIEREREALRRDVEYAQQRVRLRLLERQEQIMRLARDLSNQEMERGDFVARADALISQYPELQAITWIDERRRIRASHAAPTVTSSQLRVSGEVLRTGDAADLFGLARDTLQPVYSQPVITSGEAVPLLQLQVPLAPQGRFGGVVMAEYSIDSLLRYGTPTEVLARYAVTLLDGSNHVLAGTALPPRSNALLPWTTKANAYQIPVSPVGNGLVLRAQAYRTSLGIVGSGLFWLVGSLSVMTTWMLIATWRHTRRRMQAQQALIAETNFRRTMENSILTGMRALDLHGRITYVNAAFCQMTGWSEAELVGQLPPYSYWPPEEHDNLHARLREELSGKVAPGGFQVRVQRKNGAAFDARLYVSPLVDARGQQTGWMTSMTDITEPNRVREQLTASHERFTIVLEALDASVSVAPLGSEELLFANRLYRQWFGSQTSGHLQLVAQAGRLPLRRASDDTQGEDELMGLPIDPLTSARSENAEIFLPELGKWLEVRSRYLNWVDGRLAQMVIATDITPRRLAEEQAARQAERAQSVSRLITMGEMASSVAHELNQPLTAISNYCSGMITRIEKKQIAEEALVTALQKTAHQAQRAGHIIQRIRAFVKKSEPNRQPANVADIVAEAVELAGIELRRHNVRLTHYVAARLPAILVDSILIEQVLINLMKNGAESIANADRPPAQRSVELRVVPRQIEQQDVVEFTVQDTGRGLGPQMLAHLFEAFYSTKSEGMGIGLNLCRSIVESHQGRMAAENLYNGSEIVGCRFSFWLPLA, from the coding sequence ATGCCAGTTCGCGCCGCCCCCTCGCTGCCCGCCGTCAAGAAGCCCGCGCACTGGTGGCGTTCGTGGTGGCGCAGCTTGTCGCCGACGCGGCAGGACCGGTTCGCGGCCCTGGCGCCGCTGGTCGCGGTGATGATGTTTCTCACTGCCATCGTCGTGTCCTTTTGGTATTTGCGTGCCGAGGAAATCGAGCGCGAGCGCGAGGCCCTGCGCCGCGACGTGGAATACGCCCAGCAGCGCGTGCGGCTGCGCCTGCTGGAGCGTCAGGAGCAGATCATGCGCCTGGCGCGCGATCTGTCCAACCAGGAGATGGAGCGCGGCGACTTCGTGGCCCGCGCCGACGCCCTGATCAGCCAATACCCGGAACTGCAGGCCATCACCTGGATCGACGAGCGCCGGCGCATCCGCGCCAGCCATGCCGCGCCCACGGTGACCAGCAGCCAGTTGCGCGTGAGCGGCGAGGTGCTGCGCACCGGCGACGCGGCCGACCTGTTCGGCCTGGCGCGCGACACGCTGCAGCCGGTGTATTCGCAGCCGGTCATCACCAGCGGCGAGGCCGTGCCGCTGCTGCAGCTGCAGGTGCCGCTGGCGCCGCAGGGGCGCTTTGGCGGCGTGGTGATGGCCGAATACTCCATCGACAGCCTGCTGCGCTACGGCACACCCACCGAAGTGCTGGCGCGCTATGCCGTCACCCTGCTGGATGGCAGCAACCACGTGCTGGCCGGCACGGCGCTGCCGCCGCGCAGCAACGCCTTGCTGCCCTGGACCACCAAGGCCAATGCCTACCAGATCCCGGTCTCCCCCGTGGGCAACGGCCTGGTGCTGCGCGCGCAGGCCTACCGTACCTCCCTGGGGATTGTGGGCAGCGGCCTGTTTTGGCTGGTCGGCAGCTTGAGCGTCATGACCACCTGGATGCTGATCGCCACCTGGCGCCACACGCGCCGACGTATGCAGGCGCAGCAGGCGCTGATCGCCGAGACCAACTTTCGCCGGACCATGGAGAACTCCATCCTGACTGGCATGCGCGCGCTGGACCTGCACGGCCGTATCACCTATGTGAACGCGGCGTTTTGCCAGATGACAGGCTGGAGCGAGGCCGAACTGGTCGGGCAGCTGCCGCCCTACAGCTACTGGCCGCCCGAGGAGCACGACAACCTGCACGCCCGGCTGCGCGAGGAGCTGTCGGGCAAGGTCGCACCAGGGGGCTTTCAGGTGCGCGTGCAGCGCAAGAACGGCGCGGCCTTCGACGCGCGGCTTTATGTCTCGCCGCTGGTCGACGCGCGCGGGCAGCAGACCGGCTGGATGACCTCGATGACCGACATCACCGAGCCCAACCGCGTGCGCGAGCAGCTCACCGCCTCGCACGAGCGCTTCACCATCGTGCTGGAGGCGCTGGACGCATCCGTCTCCGTGGCGCCACTGGGCAGCGAGGAACTGCTTTTCGCCAACCGCCTGTATCGCCAGTGGTTCGGATCGCAGACCAGCGGACACCTGCAGCTGGTGGCGCAGGCCGGCCGGCTGCCCCTGCGCCGCGCCAGCGACGACACCCAGGGTGAAGACGAACTGATGGGTCTGCCCATCGACCCGCTGACCAGCGCGCGCTCGGAGAACGCCGAGATCTTCCTCCCGGAGCTGGGCAAGTGGCTGGAGGTGCGCTCGCGCTACCTGAACTGGGTCGACGGCCGTCTGGCGCAGATGGTGATCGCCACCGACATCACCCCGCGCCGCCTGGCCGAGGAGCAGGCCGCACGCCAGGCCGAGCGCGCGCAATCCGTGAGCCGCCTGATCACCATGGGCGAGATGGCCTCCAGCGTGGCGCACGAGCTGAACCAGCCGCTCACGGCCATCAGCAACTACTGCAGCGGCATGATCACGCGTATCGAGAAAAAACAGATCGCCGAGGAGGCGCTGGTCACCGCCCTGCAAAAGACCGCGCACCAGGCGCAGCGCGCCGGGCACATCATCCAGCGCATCCGCGCCTTCGTGAAAAAGAGCGAGCCCAACCGGCAGCCGGCCAACGTGGCCGATATCGTCGCCGAGGCCGTCGAGCTGGCCGGCATCGAGCTGCGGCGGCACAACGTGCGCCTGACGCACTACGTCGCCGCCCGGCTGCCGGCCATCCTGGTGGACTCCATCCTGATCGAACAGGTGCTGATCAACCTGATGAAGAACGGCGCCGAATCGATCGCCAACGCCGACCGGCCGCCGGCGCAGCGCAGCGTCGAGCTGCGCGTGGTGCCGCGCCAGATCGAGCAGCAGGACGTCGTCGAGTTCACCGTGCAGGACACCGGCCGCGGGCTGGGACCGCAGATGCTGGCGCACCTGTTCGAAGCGTTTTACTCCACCAAGAGCGAGGGCATGGGCATAGGCCTGAACCTGTGCCGCAGCATCGTCGAATCGCACCAGGGCCGGATGGCGGCGGAGAACCTCTACAATGGTTCGGAGATTGTCGGTTGCCGGTTTTCCTTCTGGTTGCCGCTGGCATAG